The proteins below are encoded in one region of Triticum aestivum cultivar Chinese Spring chromosome 1B, IWGSC CS RefSeq v2.1, whole genome shotgun sequence:
- the LOC123129019 gene encoding ran-binding protein 1 homolog c, with protein sequence MADKEPVVERPVAEEEGEDSAAAAAAGEEEDTGAQVAPIVRLEEVAVTTGEEDEDSLLDMKAKLYRFDKDGNQWKERGTGTVKLLKHKENGKVRLVMRQAKTLKICANHLVISTTKMQEHAGSDKSCVWHAADFADGELKDEMFAIRFGTVENCKKFKDLVDEIAESLAKNEGGESEEGSSAAGLLEKLSVSESKPEESAAKEESTDASKETETKVATAPSE encoded by the exons ATGGCGGACAAGGAGCCCGTCGTGGAGCGCCCCGTCGCGGAGGAGGAAGGCGAGGACTCcgctgccgcggccgccgccggcgaggaggaggacaccGGTGCCCAGGTCGCCCCCATCGTGCGGCTCGAGGAGGTCGCCGTCACCACCGGCGAGGAGGACGAGGACTCTCTCCTCGACAT GAAGGCGAAGCTATACAGGTTCGACAAGGATGGGAACCAGTGGAAGGAGAGGGGCACGGGCACCGTCAAGCTGCTCAAGCATAAGGAGAACGGCAAGGTCCGCCTTGTTATGCGCCAGGCCAAGACACTTAAGATCTGCGCCAACCACCTAG TGATCTCGACCACGAAGATGCAGGAACACGCCGGCAGCGACAAGTCCTGTGTCTGGCACGCGGCAGACTTTGCTGACGGAGAGCTTAAGGATGAGATGTTTGCCATCCGGTTTGGCACCGTGGAGA ATTGCAAGAAGTTTAAGGACTTGGTTGACGAGATCGCTGAGTCGCTTGCAAAGAATGAAGGCGGTGAAAGCGAAGAAGGTTCTTCCGCAGCTGGACTGCTGGAGAAACTTAGTGTAAGCGAAAGCAAACCTGAGGAAAGTGCAGCTAAGGAGGAATCAACTGATGCTAGCAAGGAGACAGAAACCAAAGTCGCGACAGCCCCCTCAGAGTAG
- the LOC123129029 gene encoding pre-mRNA-splicing factor cwf23 yields MAAMGQEGDDVDHYEVLRLPSGEEGAALSVEQIEKAYRTQSRLRHPDKRPDDPNATADFQSLASSYKFLRDESLRRQFDARLRGRREVAARAAATGVKRRKAVSDLEERERAFAAGGGPAVDPVELARREDKRKAADVKRELDEFFAAKKSGVSGSASTPAHGDKKGGTPENGPKTDKGKILKVSWEGGADYYTAAKLDEIFKQFGTVEDIVIKTRKSKSKGSAIVVMASKEAAQTALKNHSVYNVFPVPLIVASVQESGGLPARSTQTPEPRTSNIDGTGFSDLEASVFRKLQEAQKRKKSG; encoded by the exons ATGGCGGCGATGGGGCAGGAGGGGGACGACGTCGACCACTACGAGGTGCTCCGCCTGCcgtccggcgaggaaggcgcggcgCTGAGCGTCGAGCAGATCGAGAAGGCCTACCGGACGCAGTCGCGGCTCCGGCACCCCGACAAGCGCCCCGACGACCCCAACGCCACCGCTGACTTCCAGAGCCTCGCCAGCTCATACAAGTTCCTCCGGGACGAGTCCCTCCGCCGACAGTTCGACGCCCGCCTCCGTGGCCGCCGCGAGGtcgctgcccgcgccgccgccaccggggTCAAGCGGCGGAAGGCCGTGTCCGACCTAGAGGAGCGCGAGCGCGCCTTCGCCGCCGGCGGAGGCCCCGCTGTCGACCCCGTCGAGCTGGCCAGGCGAGAGGATAAGCGGAAGGCTGCTGACGTCAAGCGCGAACTCGATGAGTTCTTCGCTGCCAAGAAGTCCGGCGTCTCTGGCTCTGCTTCGACTCCA GCACATGGAGATAAGAAGGGTGGAACTCCAGAGAACGGACCAAAAACGGACAAGGGTAAGATCTTGAAGGTTTCTTGGGAAGGGGGTGCAGATTACTACACGGCAGCAAAGCTTGATGAGATCTTTAAGCAATTCGGCACGGTTGAAGACATTGTGATCAAGACTAGGAAATCAAAGAGCAAGGGTTCAGCAATTGTTGTCATGGCTTCCAAGGAGGCGGCA CAAACTGCACTGAAGAACCATTCTGTGTACAATGTTTTCCCTGTCCCATTGATTGTTGCTTCTGTTCAAGAATCGGGAGGGCTACCGGCAAGGTCAACCCAAACACCTGAACCGAGGACAAGCAACATTGATGGAACTGGGTTCAGCGATTTGGAAGCATCGGTATTCCGAAAACTTCAAGAG GCCCAGAAAAGGAAGAAATCTGGATAA